In the genome of Bremerella sp. P1, the window ACGAGTGTCGAGCAAGATGAAGAGTCGGGCGAGTGGACCTGCTACTGCACTAAGACGATCGTAGCGACCGTCGATACGGTGTTCGATATCGAAGAGAACCTGGACGATCTGGCCGATCCATTTGGGGGCTACAGCGACGGCTTCGGTACGTTTGGTAACCAGGACGACTGACCCAAGGCCGTCACTTCTAACACCGGGGTTCCTATTGATTACGGATCATTCCTTGAACCGTTTCCGGGAAGAGGTTCAAGATATCTTCGATGTCGCGGGGTAGACGTCCCACGAACTCTTCGGCGCCTGACTTCGTGGTGTATTGAGCTCCCTGCTTAACCGGAACCTGAAGCTGCTGGGGTTTGACCGGCGTCTCGAAGTCGGCTTCGTCGAAGTGATGCATCGTTACGTGGCAGACATCTTCAGGCAGTAAATTAAAGTTAAGCACGAGCTTGGGCATCTGAAAGCGGCACGTATCGCTGGACGGCTGCAGGTAGCAATACAACGAACAGTTGAACACCTGATGATTCTTTTTGTCGACCGCTACGGTGGCCAGGATGGCG includes:
- a CDS encoding ribonuclease E inhibitor RraB; this translates as MFDPEAKAVTAQALKQIEEDGSDLSKPIEMDFFVAVPSQESGGQVAQEARKIGFETSVEQDEESGEWTCYCTKTIVATVDTVFDIEENLDDLADPFGGYSDGFGTFGNQDD